The Bordetella sp. FB-8 genome includes a window with the following:
- a CDS encoding response regulator transcription factor, with protein sequence MRCLRVAILDDHPVTVIGLATCLSQDARIEVVLTETSADRFLESLAQLRCDVAIVDYNLPDAACDGMSLIRRIRRRASKMAVVALSADPARSTAYPAFRAGACGYLSKADPEPLIRDMVHAAAQQPRQFHLSIGGRIRPGRPDDVAAQLSATETEVLRHISQGLSVTQAARRLSRSKKTISSHKRRAMRKLGLADDLALGLYLKKRFESWLPG encoded by the coding sequence ATGCGCTGCCTTCGCGTCGCAATCCTCGATGACCACCCCGTGACAGTCATTGGATTGGCTACCTGCCTGAGCCAGGATGCGCGAATCGAGGTCGTGCTGACCGAAACCTCGGCTGACCGCTTTCTTGAAAGCCTGGCCCAGCTGCGCTGCGATGTCGCCATCGTCGACTACAACTTGCCCGACGCCGCCTGCGACGGCATGAGCCTGATCCGTCGCATCAGGCGCCGCGCCAGCAAGATGGCCGTGGTCGCGCTTTCAGCCGATCCGGCCCGAAGCACGGCCTACCCGGCTTTTCGCGCAGGCGCTTGCGGCTATCTATCCAAGGCCGATCCGGAACCACTGATCCGGGACATGGTCCATGCCGCCGCGCAACAACCGCGTCAATTCCATCTGAGTATCGGCGGGCGCATCCGTCCGGGCAGGCCGGACGACGTCGCTGCGCAATTGAGCGCGACAGAAACCGAGGTACTGCGCCATATTTCTCAGGGCTTGTCCGTTACTCAGGCGGCCCGGCGTCTGTCGCGCAGCAAGAAGACCATCAGCAGCCACAAACGCCGGGCCATGCGCAAACTCGGCCTGGCCGACGACCTAGCCCTGGGACTGTACCTAAAGAAAAGATTCGAATCGTGGTTGCCAGGCTAG
- the pdeR gene encoding cyclic di-GMP phosphodiesterase, translating into MHEDDLSDSEVLELHVGTSSPCWRLDSDSNALELAAVRGLANTGVALDSDQAAGIRRFTGVTSTIELDISLFGRPLKLHLVGRKLDTRNWAGTASAYTDTRAVARDLTHGLAFAELVVSEVNSLVVVLDSNGIIQRFNRLCEEVLGKREEDVIGRSAYELFMTPEQAEHSSKNITGFFENDEPFDVERYINTVNGPRLYQFRNKFVQSGSGVEQRFLICSGVDITEERNAQQRLTELANTDTLTGLPNRHAITELIRAALATGKNDASHQIGVLFLDLDNFKRVNDHYGHVAGDGLLTKVAAIVSGCLGQGATLARLGGDEFVVLSERVTLESLETTARTIIEQLSAAVRLDELVELYTSCSVGIALYPQHGDTVETLIRNADTAMYAAKEAGKHTYRVFTQEMNQKVARAMWLDINLRKALEEGQFVLHYQPLVDAATGDVRSVEALIRWQSPDRGIVGPGEFIRHAEESGLIGPIGRWVMSEAAKQAMIWKEKGLNLRVGINVSALQLADVNFVAHFRGVPGCIGPEGSLLDIELTESCLIENQDRVLTLMRQLREMGSKIYLDDFGTGYSSLAQLARLPLDVIKLDRSFVTGIDGDASAQELVRSVASLAKALGFSVVAEGVETKSQDAFIRQVGIECAQGYIHAKPMPAHDLEAWMLKRKKLRLIA; encoded by the coding sequence ATGCACGAGGATGACCTGAGCGACAGTGAAGTACTGGAACTGCACGTCGGTACAAGCAGTCCTTGCTGGCGCCTGGACAGCGACAGCAATGCTCTGGAACTGGCGGCGGTCCGCGGCCTGGCGAATACTGGCGTGGCGCTCGATTCGGACCAGGCTGCCGGAATCCGCAGATTTACGGGCGTCACCTCCACCATCGAGCTCGACATTTCCCTGTTTGGCCGGCCGTTAAAGCTGCACCTGGTAGGCAGGAAGCTTGACACGCGCAATTGGGCCGGCACTGCGTCCGCCTATACGGATACCCGCGCCGTCGCGCGCGATCTCACGCATGGTTTGGCTTTCGCCGAGTTGGTCGTCTCCGAAGTCAATTCGCTGGTCGTGGTGCTCGATTCCAATGGGATCATCCAGCGTTTCAACCGCCTGTGTGAAGAGGTCCTGGGCAAGCGCGAAGAAGACGTCATCGGCAGGAGCGCTTATGAATTGTTCATGACGCCGGAGCAGGCCGAGCATTCAAGCAAGAACATCACGGGTTTCTTCGAGAACGACGAGCCGTTCGACGTAGAGCGCTACATCAATACGGTCAATGGCCCGCGCCTATATCAGTTCCGCAATAAATTCGTGCAAAGCGGCAGCGGAGTCGAGCAGCGGTTCCTCATTTGTTCTGGCGTGGACATCACAGAGGAGCGCAATGCGCAGCAGCGGCTGACCGAATTGGCCAACACCGATACGCTGACAGGCCTGCCCAACCGGCATGCGATCACCGAGCTGATCCGTGCCGCGCTGGCGACGGGCAAGAACGATGCCTCGCATCAGATCGGCGTTCTGTTTCTTGACCTCGACAACTTCAAGCGCGTGAACGATCATTACGGACACGTCGCAGGTGACGGCTTGCTTACCAAAGTTGCGGCAATCGTCAGCGGCTGTCTGGGGCAAGGCGCGACGCTTGCCCGCCTGGGCGGCGACGAGTTCGTCGTGCTCTCGGAGCGGGTGACCCTTGAATCGCTCGAAACCACCGCGCGTACCATCATCGAGCAGCTATCCGCGGCGGTCCGCCTGGATGAGCTAGTGGAGCTGTACACGAGCTGCTCGGTCGGGATCGCGCTGTATCCGCAGCATGGCGACACCGTGGAGACACTGATCAGAAATGCCGATACGGCGATGTACGCCGCGAAAGAGGCGGGCAAACATACTTATCGGGTTTTCACGCAAGAGATGAACCAGAAGGTCGCGAGGGCGATGTGGCTGGACATCAATCTTCGCAAGGCGCTCGAAGAAGGGCAGTTCGTGCTGCACTACCAGCCGCTGGTCGATGCCGCGACGGGCGATGTGCGCAGCGTCGAGGCGCTGATACGCTGGCAATCTCCTGATCGGGGGATAGTCGGACCGGGTGAATTCATCCGCCACGCCGAGGAGTCCGGGCTTATCGGCCCCATAGGCCGCTGGGTAATGTCCGAGGCCGCGAAGCAGGCCATGATCTGGAAGGAGAAAGGCCTGAATTTGCGCGTGGGGATCAATGTCTCGGCGCTGCAGTTGGCCGATGTGAATTTCGTGGCCCATTTCAGGGGTGTTCCCGGCTGCATCGGACCCGAGGGCAGCTTGCTGGACATTGAGCTGACTGAGAGCTGCCTTATCGAGAACCAGGACCGCGTGCTCACGCTGATGCGGCAGTTGCGTGAAATGGGTTCAAAAATTTACCTCGACGATTTCGGCACGGGATATTCCTCCTTGGCCCAGCTCGCGCGGTTACCCCTGGACGTGATCAAGCTCGATCGCAGCTTCGTGACGGGCATTGATGGCGATGCAAGCGCGCAGGAACTCGTACGTTCGGTGGCGTCGCTTGCCAAGGCCTTGGGGTTTTCGGTGGTGGCCGAAGGCGTAGAGACCAAATCCCAGGACGCATTCATCCGTCAGGTCGGGATCGAGTGCGCGCAGGGCTACATTCATGCAAAGCCGATGCCCGCCCACGATCTCGAGGCCTGGATGCTCAAGAGGAAAAAACTCAGGCTCATCGCTTGA
- a CDS encoding HPr family phosphocarrier protein — translation MATSDIVISNKLGLHARAAAKLTQLASRFSSEIFISRGAQRVNAKSIMGVMMLAAGLGTTVRLEATGGDADQALSDIQTLFDEKFGEHE, via the coding sequence ATGGCTACTTCAGACATCGTCATCAGCAACAAGCTTGGTCTGCATGCTCGGGCCGCGGCCAAACTTACCCAGCTAGCCAGTCGATTCAGCAGTGAAATCTTCATTTCGCGCGGTGCGCAGCGCGTCAATGCCAAAAGCATCATGGGCGTGATGATGCTCGCCGCGGGCCTGGGTACCACGGTGCGGCTGGAAGCCACGGGCGGCGATGCCGATCAGGCCTTGTCGGATATTCAGACTTTGTTCGATGAAAAGTTTGGTGAGCACGAGTAA
- a CDS encoding crotonase/enoyl-CoA hydratase family protein, giving the protein MQLQNHPACRPFHEAGDMSQLAAFYEKERNIMWMMLRSEPRPCFNQRLLSDILHLARVARESKLRFDFWVTGSLVPELFNVGGDLSFFVDAIRSGQRDTLMAYARSCIDCIWEMYTGFGTGAISISMVEGSALGGGLEAALAHHYVLVQKDVKLGFPEVAFNLFPGMGGYSLVARKSGMRLAEELISSGESHTGEWFADQGLADQTFEPGAAFLATRTFIDVIRPKLNSTRALIRARQRVQPLSRSELIDITEDWVNATFAIETKDLAYMERLVMLQNRRVSRLRPAP; this is encoded by the coding sequence ATGCAATTGCAAAACCACCCGGCATGCCGCCCATTTCACGAGGCTGGAGATATGTCGCAACTGGCCGCATTCTACGAAAAGGAGCGCAATATCATGTGGATGATGCTCCGTTCCGAGCCCCGCCCCTGCTTCAACCAGCGGCTGCTTTCCGACATACTGCACCTGGCACGTGTCGCGCGGGAATCCAAACTACGATTCGATTTCTGGGTAACCGGCTCGCTGGTTCCCGAGCTCTTCAATGTCGGCGGCGACCTGAGCTTCTTTGTCGACGCAATACGTTCCGGACAACGCGACACCCTGATGGCATATGCACGGTCATGCATCGATTGCATCTGGGAAATGTATACAGGCTTCGGCACCGGCGCGATCTCGATCTCGATGGTCGAGGGAAGCGCGCTGGGCGGCGGGCTCGAGGCCGCCCTCGCCCATCACTACGTACTTGTACAAAAGGACGTCAAACTCGGCTTTCCGGAGGTCGCTTTCAACCTCTTCCCCGGCATGGGCGGCTATTCGCTCGTCGCGCGCAAGTCGGGAATGCGCCTGGCCGAGGAACTGATCAGCAGCGGGGAATCGCATACAGGCGAATGGTTCGCAGACCAGGGACTGGCCGACCAGACCTTCGAGCCTGGCGCGGCATTCCTCGCGACGCGCACGTTCATCGACGTGATACGCCCCAAGCTCAACAGCACCCGGGCACTTATACGCGCCCGACAGCGCGTGCAGCCCCTCTCACGATCGGAATTGATAGACATCACCGAAGACTGGGTCAATGCGACATTCGCGATAGAGACCAAGGATCTCGCTTACATGGAGCGGCTGGTGATGCTGCAGAACCGGCGGGTTTCCCGACTGCGGCCCGCCCCCTGA
- the infC gene encoding translation initiation factor IF-3, with translation MATEKSVRINGEIRVPEVRLIGLEGEQLGIVKIADAFRLSEQSDVDLVEIAPNAEPPVCRLMDYGKFKYQEQKRQAEARSKQKVIQVKEVKFRPATDEGDYQVKLRNLRRFLEEGDKAKVTLRFRGREMAHQELGMRVLERVRDDLTELAQVEAMPKLEGRQMVMVLAPKKKASGKVEVSV, from the coding sequence ATCGCAACTGAAAAGAGCGTACGCATCAACGGTGAAATCCGCGTCCCCGAGGTGCGTCTGATAGGTCTGGAGGGAGAACAGCTCGGCATCGTCAAGATCGCCGATGCGTTCCGGCTTTCCGAACAGAGCGACGTGGATCTGGTGGAAATCGCGCCCAACGCCGAGCCCCCAGTCTGCCGTCTGATGGACTACGGCAAGTTCAAGTACCAGGAACAGAAGCGCCAGGCCGAGGCGCGCTCCAAGCAGAAGGTCATCCAGGTCAAGGAAGTGAAATTCCGTCCTGCAACTGACGAAGGCGATTATCAGGTCAAGCTGCGCAATCTGCGGCGCTTCCTGGAAGAGGGCGACAAGGCCAAGGTCACGCTGCGCTTTCGCGGCCGCGAAATGGCCCACCAGGAACTAGGTATGCGTGTTCTCGAGCGCGTGCGAGACGACCTGACCGAACTGGCGCAGGTCGAGGCCATGCCCAAGCTTGAGGGCCGCCAGATGGTCATGGTGCTGGCGCCCAAGAAAAAGGCCAGCGGCAAGGTCGAAGTGTCGGTCTGA
- a CDS encoding PTS sugar transporter subunit IIA, producing the protein MTGIVIVVHAPLGEAMSEMARHVLGDSVADSLAVHDILPDDQPEDRVPQVLADIRRLARENGALVLTDLVGATPANIAKRAIVQAQTEGFTCCLLAGLNTPMLLRALTYRSLSLAETREKALAGGVQGCLQVD; encoded by the coding sequence ATGACGGGCATCGTCATCGTCGTGCACGCTCCGTTGGGCGAGGCTATGTCCGAAATGGCCCGCCATGTCCTGGGCGACAGCGTTGCCGATTCGCTGGCCGTGCACGATATCCTGCCCGACGATCAACCCGAGGATCGGGTGCCCCAGGTCCTGGCTGATATCCGGCGCCTGGCGCGCGAGAACGGCGCGCTGGTGTTGACCGATCTGGTGGGCGCCACGCCGGCCAATATCGCCAAGCGCGCGATAGTCCAGGCCCAAACCGAGGGGTTTACTTGCTGCCTGCTGGCGGGCTTGAACACGCCCATGCTGCTTCGGGCATTGACCTATCGCAGTTTGTCACTAGCCGAAACGCGTGAAAAAGCCTTGGCAGGGGGCGTACAAGGCTGTCTACAGGTAGACTAG
- the ptsP gene encoding phosphoenolpyruvate--protein phosphotransferase, which produces MRGKGVARGYAIGRAVVMGAAALEVAHYRIAPDDVESECRRLRDALTRAQADLHHLANNLPEDAPRELGAMLNVHRLLLGDPLLADEAQALIRDRHYNAEWALTAQGQLLGEQFDAMEDEYLRERGGDVRQVIERALHVLSGTPALLPEETVCSGGGGEPLVVIAHDISPADMLRLRGARFSAFATDLGGPTSHTAIVARSMGVPAVVAMGNVRDIVRDGDMIIVDGASGTVLINPSETMLAQYRGLQRVYADERAELELLRDEPSITLDGISVKLEANIELPEEAPAALAAGAQAIGLFRSEFLFMGRAELPGEEEQYQAYASVVRVMAGRPVTIRTLDIGADKTLDDEVTVATNPALGQRAIRYCLARPEMFATQLRAILRASAHGPVRLLIPMIAHMHEVEATFAAVASARRELDARGQAYALHIPVGAMVEIPAMAIAIEPFVQVLDFLSIGTNDLIQYVLAIDRGDHDVASLYDPLHPAVLRLLAHTINAGERAGKPVAVCGEMAGDPRYTRLLLGLGLSEFSMHSQQLLDVKREVRRAHSNALRAKVANVLNRALPVDLARLEQA; this is translated from the coding sequence TTGCGCGGCAAGGGTGTGGCACGGGGCTATGCCATAGGCCGTGCGGTCGTCATGGGCGCCGCCGCCCTCGAAGTCGCCCACTACCGCATTGCGCCCGATGACGTCGAAAGCGAGTGCCGCAGGCTGCGGGATGCGCTGACGCGTGCCCAGGCCGACCTGCATCATCTGGCCAACAACCTGCCCGAGGACGCCCCGCGCGAGCTGGGCGCCATGCTCAACGTTCACCGCCTGCTCCTGGGCGATCCGCTCCTGGCTGACGAGGCCCAGGCGCTGATCCGCGACCGTCACTACAACGCCGAGTGGGCGCTCACGGCCCAGGGCCAGTTGCTGGGTGAGCAGTTCGACGCCATGGAAGACGAGTACTTGCGCGAACGCGGCGGCGATGTGCGCCAGGTGATCGAGCGGGCGCTGCACGTGCTGTCGGGCACTCCGGCGCTGCTGCCCGAAGAGACGGTCTGCAGCGGTGGCGGCGGCGAGCCGCTGGTGGTGATCGCGCACGATATTTCTCCGGCAGACATGCTGCGCCTGCGCGGTGCGCGCTTCTCGGCGTTTGCCACCGATCTGGGCGGGCCTACCTCGCATACGGCTATCGTGGCGCGCAGCATGGGGGTGCCGGCCGTGGTGGCCATGGGCAACGTGCGCGACATCGTGCGCGATGGCGACATGATCATTGTCGACGGTGCCTCGGGCACCGTGCTGATCAACCCATCAGAAACCATGCTGGCGCAATACCGCGGGCTGCAGCGCGTCTACGCCGACGAGCGCGCCGAACTGGAGCTTCTGCGCGACGAGCCTTCGATCACGCTGGACGGCATCAGCGTGAAGCTGGAAGCCAATATCGAGCTGCCCGAAGAGGCTCCCGCTGCGCTGGCCGCGGGAGCGCAGGCCATCGGCCTGTTCCGCAGTGAGTTTCTTTTCATGGGGCGTGCCGAACTTCCGGGTGAGGAAGAACAGTATCAGGCCTACGCGTCGGTGGTGAGAGTCATGGCCGGCAGGCCGGTCACGATCCGAACCCTGGATATCGGCGCCGACAAGACGCTGGACGACGAAGTCACGGTGGCCACTAATCCGGCGCTGGGTCAGCGCGCGATCCGCTACTGCCTGGCCCGCCCCGAGATGTTCGCCACCCAGCTGCGCGCCATTCTGCGTGCCTCCGCGCACGGGCCGGTGCGCCTGCTTATTCCCATGATCGCGCATATGCACGAGGTGGAGGCAACCTTCGCTGCCGTCGCGTCGGCGCGGCGCGAACTCGATGCGCGCGGGCAGGCATATGCGCTCCATATTCCCGTGGGCGCCATGGTCGAGATCCCGGCCATGGCTATTGCCATCGAGCCTTTCGTGCAGGTGCTGGACTTTCTGTCTATCGGTACCAACGACCTGATCCAGTACGTGCTGGCCATTGATCGGGGCGATCATGACGTCGCCAGCCTGTACGATCCGTTGCATCCGGCGGTGCTGCGCCTTCTGGCCCATACCATCAATGCCGGCGAGCGCGCCGGCAAGCCGGTGGCGGTGTGTGGCGAGATGGCGGGCGATCCGCGCTACACGCGCCTGCTGCTTGGCCTGGGCCTGTCGGAGTTCTCTATGCATTCGCAGCAGTTGCTGGATGTCAAACGCGAAGTGCGCCGGGCGCATTCCAACGCGCTGCGTGCGAAAGTGGCCAATGTACTTAACCGCGCCTTGCCGGTGGACTTGGCAAGGCTGGAGCAGGCCTGA
- the gshB gene encoding glutathione synthase, which yields MHVLFIIDPLPLLKAYKDSSVAMMRALVARGHTLSVALQGELYIEAGIVRVRATPISLVSGADPHGHAWWSESGPAVEASLKDFGAVLMRKDPPFDMEYVYSTHLLGYAQDQGARVFNSGAAIRNHPEKLAITEFPELVSPTLVTRDMDRIRAFHAQHGDVIVKPLDGMGGTGIFRLRAEEPNRNAILETLTGNGTQTIMAQRYIPEIVKGDKRVLLIGGEPVPYCLARIPLAGETRGNLAAGGRGVAQPLSDSDRRIAETVARRIAGRGLLLVGLDVIGDCLTEVNVTSPTCFVEITEQTGFDVADFFAQALERAVA from the coding sequence ATGCATGTCTTGTTCATTATCGATCCTTTGCCGCTTCTGAAGGCGTACAAAGACAGCTCTGTCGCCATGATGCGGGCCCTGGTCGCGCGCGGGCATACGCTCAGCGTGGCGCTGCAGGGTGAACTCTATATCGAGGCCGGCATTGTGCGCGTGCGCGCCACGCCCATTAGCCTGGTGTCGGGCGCTGACCCGCACGGGCATGCCTGGTGGAGCGAGTCCGGTCCGGCCGTCGAGGCGTCTTTGAAGGACTTCGGCGCTGTCCTGATGCGCAAGGATCCTCCCTTCGACATGGAGTATGTCTACTCCACGCACCTTTTGGGCTATGCGCAGGATCAGGGCGCGCGCGTATTCAACAGCGGTGCGGCTATTCGCAACCATCCCGAGAAGCTGGCCATTACCGAGTTTCCCGAACTGGTTTCGCCCACGTTGGTCACGCGCGATATGGACCGCATCCGTGCTTTCCATGCGCAGCACGGCGACGTTATCGTCAAGCCGCTGGACGGGATGGGCGGCACGGGCATATTCCGTCTGCGCGCCGAAGAACCCAACCGCAACGCCATCCTGGAAACGCTGACTGGCAACGGCACGCAGACCATCATGGCACAGCGCTACATTCCCGAGATCGTCAAGGGCGACAAGCGCGTGCTGCTGATCGGCGGCGAACCCGTGCCTTACTGCCTGGCGCGCATTCCGCTGGCCGGCGAGACGCGCGGCAACTTGGCCGCCGGCGGGCGCGGCGTGGCCCAGCCGCTTTCCGATAGCGATCGCCGTATCGCTGAGACGGTAGCCAGGCGCATTGCCGGACGGGGCCTGCTGCTGGTGGGCCTGGACGTCATCGGCGATTGTCTGACCGAAGTCAACGTCACCAGTCCGACCTGCTTTGTCGAGATTACCGAACAGACGGGCTTCGACGTTGCCGACTTCTTCGCTCAGGCGCTCGAACGCGCCGTAGCGTGA
- the thrS gene encoding threonine--tRNA ligase has translation MLQITLPDGSERQFPGPVTVAQVAQSIGTGLAKAALGGRVTVTGGNPSLVDTSHRIEQDAALAIITAKDADGLDLIRHSSAHLLAYAVKVLFPEAQVTIGPVIENGFYYDFSYKRPFTPEDLQAIEKKMTELARKDEVVTREEWKRDDAVAYFKGIGEAYKAEIIAAIPSDQTISLYREGQFVDLCRGPHVPSTGKLKVFKLMKVAGAYWRGDSNNEMLQRIYGTAWATKEEQDAYLHMLEEAERRDHRKIGRELDLFHMQEEGPGLIFWHPKGWALWQQVEQYMRRVYQDNGYQEVKAPQILDLSLWKKTGHWDNYRENMFTTESENRMYGLKPMNCPGHIQIFNAGLHSYRELPLRYGEFGQCHRNEPSGSLHGMMRVRGFTQDDGHIFCTEDQLQQECAHYTTLLQQVYKDFGFTEVLYKVATRPEKRIGDDATWDKAEHALMESLRATGCDFVVAPGDGAFYGPKIEYTLKDAIGRQWQCGTMQVDFSMPVRLGAEYVDQNDQRRAPVMLHRAILGSLERFIGMLLENYAGAMPPWLAPVQAVVCCISEPSADYAAQITQTLKKQGFRVEPDLRGEKITRKIREHSLQKVPYILVVGDKEKQNGTVAVRGLGGLDLGVMALADFTSRLSEDVATRRSLPQAAADQA, from the coding sequence ATGCTACAAATCACGCTGCCCGATGGTTCTGAGCGCCAGTTTCCTGGCCCCGTCACAGTTGCGCAGGTTGCGCAGTCCATCGGTACCGGGCTGGCCAAGGCAGCGCTGGGCGGCCGCGTCACGGTCACGGGCGGCAATCCCAGTCTGGTCGATACCAGTCATCGTATCGAGCAAGACGCTGCCCTTGCCATCATCACCGCCAAAGACGCCGACGGTCTTGACTTGATCCGCCATTCCTCGGCGCACCTGCTGGCCTATGCCGTCAAGGTGCTGTTTCCCGAAGCCCAGGTCACCATTGGTCCGGTGATCGAGAACGGCTTCTATTACGACTTCTCGTACAAACGGCCCTTTACGCCCGAAGACCTGCAGGCCATCGAAAAGAAGATGACCGAACTTGCCAGGAAGGACGAAGTCGTCACGCGCGAAGAATGGAAGCGCGACGATGCCGTGGCCTATTTCAAGGGTATCGGCGAGGCCTACAAGGCCGAGATCATTGCCGCGATTCCAAGCGATCAGACCATCAGTCTGTATCGCGAAGGTCAGTTCGTTGACCTGTGCCGCGGCCCGCACGTTCCGTCCACCGGCAAGCTCAAGGTGTTCAAGCTGATGAAGGTGGCCGGCGCCTACTGGCGCGGCGACAGCAACAACGAGATGCTGCAGCGCATCTACGGCACCGCCTGGGCGACCAAGGAAGAGCAGGACGCCTATCTGCACATGCTGGAGGAGGCCGAACGCCGCGACCACCGCAAGATCGGCCGCGAACTGGACCTGTTCCACATGCAGGAAGAAGGCCCGGGGCTGATCTTCTGGCATCCCAAGGGCTGGGCCTTGTGGCAGCAGGTCGAGCAGTACATGCGCCGCGTCTATCAGGATAACGGCTACCAGGAAGTGAAGGCGCCGCAGATCCTCGACCTGTCGCTGTGGAAGAAGACGGGCCACTGGGACAACTATCGTGAAAACATGTTCACGACCGAGTCCGAGAACCGCATGTATGGCCTCAAGCCTATGAACTGCCCGGGCCATATCCAGATTTTCAACGCCGGGCTGCATTCGTACCGCGAACTGCCGCTGCGCTACGGCGAATTCGGCCAATGTCATCGCAACGAGCCGTCGGGCTCGCTGCACGGCATGATGCGCGTGCGGGGCTTCACGCAGGACGACGGCCACATCTTCTGCACCGAGGACCAGTTGCAGCAAGAGTGTGCGCACTACACGACGCTGCTGCAGCAGGTCTACAAGGACTTCGGTTTTACCGAAGTCCTCTACAAGGTGGCTACGCGCCCGGAGAAGCGCATCGGCGACGACGCCACCTGGGACAAGGCCGAGCATGCGCTCATGGAAAGCCTGCGCGCGACCGGCTGCGACTTCGTCGTGGCCCCTGGCGATGGCGCTTTCTACGGCCCCAAGATCGAATACACGCTCAAGGACGCCATCGGCCGCCAATGGCAGTGCGGCACCATGCAGGTGGACTTCTCCATGCCCGTGCGCCTGGGGGCCGAATACGTCGACCAGAACGACCAGCGCCGTGCGCCGGTGATGCTGCACCGGGCCATTCTAGGGTCGCTGGAGCGGTTCATCGGCATGCTGCTCGAAAACTACGCCGGCGCGATGCCGCCCTGGCTGGCTCCGGTGCAGGCCGTGGTCTGCTGCATTTCCGAACCATCGGCCGATTATGCGGCGCAAATTACGCAAACCCTGAAAAAACAAGGCTTTAGGGTTGAGCCAGATTTGCGTGGTGAAAAAATCACCCGTAAAATCAGGGAGCACAGCCTGCAAAAGGTTCCGTATATCCTCGTCGTGGGCGACAAGGAAAAGCAAAACGGCACGGTTGCCGTGCGTGGTCTGGGTGGTCTGGACTTGGGCGTCATGGCGCTCGCGGACTTCACCAGCCGCTTGTCCGAAGATGTCGCCACGCGCCGCAGTCTGCCGCAAGCCGCAGCCGATCAGGCATGA